A region from the Desulfitobacterium dehalogenans ATCC 51507 genome encodes:
- a CDS encoding MFS transporter encodes MAEGFLLFAWCKTLLQCYAAALLVGIGSGGGGMVPASLLITRWFSTKRGIAISLSAMGSGIGSMIFPPIVAYWIEGFGLERAFIF; translated from the coding sequence ATGGCTGAAGGTTTTCTTCTTTTTGCCTGGTGCAAAACATTGCTTCAGTGTTATGCGGCTGCTTTGTTGGTGGGAATTGGTTCCGGCGGCGGAGGCATGGTTCCTGCATCACTCTTAATTACCCGCTGGTTCAGTACCAAGAGAGGAATTGCCATAAGCCTCAGCGCTATGGGCTCCGGTATTGGGAGTATGATTTTTCCCCCTATAGTAGCCTATTGGATTGAGGGCTTTGGCCTGGAAAGGGCCTTTATATTTTGA
- a CDS encoding MFS transporter — protein MTFAETLRSKRYWRLIITVLSVGIMIGPINNHLPSFLISIGYDPIFTAVVFSLFGGALIVGKLLAGAIIDRFGIIATNWYLFIMWGLALASAFLVDGSQAKAYLLTILIGLGNPILVKIFSTLTPYDIPWWCHR, from the coding sequence ATGACTTTCGCAGAAACTCTGCGTTCGAAAAGATATTGGAGATTGATAATTACGGTACTTTCTGTAGGAATTATGATAGGTCCTATCAATAATCATCTTCCCTCTTTTCTGATCTCTATCGGTTATGATCCTATATTTACTGCAGTGGTATTTTCACTTTTCGGGGGTGCATTGATCGTCGGCAAGCTTTTGGCAGGGGCGATCATCGACCGCTTTGGGATCATTGCTACCAATTGGTATTTGTTTATTATGTGGGGGTTGGCCTTAGCCTCCGCCTTTTTAGTGGATGGAAGTCAGGCCAAAGCCTATTTATTAACGATCCTAATCGGTTTGGGCAACCCGATTCTTGTTAAAATATTCTCAACCTTAACTCCTTATGATATTCCTTGGTGGTGCCATAGGTAA
- a CDS encoding ATP-binding cassette domain-containing protein — MVHDSIEIVGARANNLKNISLNIPKKKITIFTGVSGSGKSSIVFETIAQEAGRQLNETFSKFIQGFLPKYGHPDVDAIENLSLAIIVDQKRIGGNSRSTLGTITDINPLLRLLFSRIGQPHIGPSQYFSFNDPNGMCKICEGIGRTVTLDLEKALDKEKSLNEGAILLPGFTPGTWQWKIYASTGFFDCDKKIKDYSPEEYHKLVYHQPEKIKSAIVDGMNTTYAGLVERFIRQHIKTEYEKSEASQKKIAPFTTEMQCPDCGGKRYNENTLASKIMGYSIADLTAMQVDELLGLIRKIEDANVQPIIKNLTERLHDLIQIGLDYVSLDRETSTLSGGESQRVKMVKHLTSSLTDVMYIFDEPSIGLHPRDVHRLNELLIKLRDKGNTVIVVEHDPDVIRVADHIVDVGPHAGVSGGRIMFEGVYGDLLKSKTLTGEYMGRSLPIKSKPRTSSDFYETKKSTLHNLKNISLRVPKGIFTVVTGVAGSGKSTLVNGVFAKEYPEAIIIDQSAVSANLRSNPATYTGIMDQIRKLFAEENKVSAGLFSYNSEGACEGCKGRGYIETDLSFMDSVETICEECGGKRFKQEVLAYQYNGRSIVDVLAMTIAEAVDFFSQKEIKNKLKHIVDVGLHYMTLGQPLDTLSGGECQRLKLAKELSKKGNIYIMDEPTTGLHMSDITGILAIIDRLVEKGNTVIVIEHNLDVIRNADWIVDVGVEGGSKGGQILFEGPPGELKECQESITANYL, encoded by the coding sequence ATGGTACATGACTCTATTGAAATCGTTGGCGCACGAGCGAATAACCTAAAGAACATCAGCTTGAACATCCCCAAAAAGAAGATCACCATTTTTACCGGTGTATCCGGGTCAGGTAAATCATCCATTGTCTTTGAGACGATCGCCCAGGAAGCGGGCCGGCAATTGAATGAAACCTTCAGTAAATTTATTCAGGGCTTTTTACCGAAGTATGGTCATCCCGATGTGGATGCCATTGAAAACCTCTCATTAGCGATTATTGTGGATCAAAAACGGATCGGGGGTAACTCCCGCTCGACCCTGGGTACAATCACGGATATCAATCCCTTGCTCAGGCTGTTGTTTTCCCGGATCGGGCAGCCCCATATCGGGCCTTCCCAGTATTTTTCCTTTAATGACCCCAATGGCATGTGCAAGATCTGTGAGGGAATCGGCAGGACGGTTACTCTGGATCTGGAGAAAGCCTTGGACAAGGAAAAGTCCTTGAACGAGGGGGCGATTTTGCTGCCGGGCTTTACCCCTGGGACATGGCAGTGGAAAATATATGCCTCTACAGGCTTTTTTGACTGTGATAAAAAAATTAAGGATTACTCTCCGGAGGAGTACCACAAGCTGGTCTATCATCAGCCGGAGAAAATCAAATCGGCTATCGTTGACGGAATGAACACCACTTATGCAGGTCTGGTGGAGCGTTTTATTCGGCAGCACATCAAAACCGAGTACGAAAAATCTGAGGCATCCCAGAAGAAAATCGCGCCGTTTACGACGGAAATGCAGTGTCCTGACTGCGGGGGTAAACGCTATAACGAAAATACCTTGGCATCGAAAATCATGGGCTATTCCATTGCTGATCTGACGGCTATGCAGGTGGATGAGCTTCTTGGTTTAATCCGAAAGATTGAAGATGCTAACGTCCAACCCATCATCAAAAATCTGACGGAGCGGTTGCATGATTTAATCCAAATCGGGCTTGATTATGTCAGCCTGGACCGGGAAACTTCCACCTTGTCCGGGGGTGAATCCCAGAGGGTTAAAATGGTCAAGCACCTGACCAGCAGCTTGACGGATGTGATGTATATTTTTGATGAGCCGAGCATTGGCTTACACCCCAGGGATGTACACAGACTTAATGAACTGCTGATCAAATTGCGGGATAAAGGGAATACGGTCATCGTGGTTGAGCATGACCCTGACGTGATCAGGGTGGCCGATCATATTGTTGATGTAGGACCCCATGCGGGCGTAAGCGGCGGGCGGATCATGTTCGAGGGTGTTTACGGCGACCTGCTGAAGTCCAAGACCCTGACCGGGGAATATATGGGCAGGAGTCTGCCGATTAAGAGTAAGCCAAGGACCAGCAGCGATTTTTATGAAACGAAAAAGAGTACTTTACACAATTTGAAAAACATTAGCTTAAGAGTACCAAAAGGGATTTTCACGGTGGTGACAGGGGTGGCCGGTTCCGGCAAGTCGACCCTTGTCAATGGGGTCTTTGCTAAGGAATATCCGGAGGCCATTATCATCGACCAGTCCGCCGTCAGCGCCAATTTGCGCTCCAATCCGGCCACCTATACAGGCATTATGGATCAAATCCGTAAATTGTTTGCGGAAGAAAATAAGGTCAGCGCCGGGCTGTTCAGTTATAATTCGGAGGGGGCCTGTGAGGGGTGCAAAGGGCGGGGTTATATTGAAACCGATCTTTCCTTTATGGATTCGGTAGAAACGATCTGTGAGGAATGCGGCGGCAAACGGTTTAAGCAAGAGGTTCTGGCGTATCAGTATAATGGCCGCTCCATTGTTGACGTACTGGCGATGACCATTGCTGAAGCGGTTGATTTTTTCAGCCAGAAAGAAATCAAAAACAAGCTGAAGCACATTGTGGATGTGGGCCTTCATTATATGACTCTGGGGCAGCCGTTGGACACCCTGTCCGGAGGAGAATGCCAGCGCTTAAAGTTGGCTAAGGAATTGAGCAAAAAAGGCAATATCTATATCATGGACGAGCCGACTACAGGCTTGCATATGTCCGATATCACGGGAATTTTGGCCATCATTGACCGGCTGGTGGAGAAGGGCAACACCGTAATTGTCATTGAACATAATCTGGATGTGATTCGTAATGCCGACTGGATTGTTGACGTAGGTGTCGAAGGCGGCAGCAAAGGCGGACAGATTCTGTTTGAAGGACCACCCGGTGAATTGAAGGAGTGTCAGGAGTCCATTACGGCAAATTATTTGTAG
- a CDS encoding iron-containing alcohol dehydrogenase — MSVVHQVYGYYMPTVNLMGAGAAQEAGKQAKILGGKVALLVTDAFLNQSGLAKQIAEIIEAEGVKVVIYPGAEPNPTDKNVHDGVAVFENEGCNMIVSLGGGSAHDCAKGVGLVAGNGGNIRDFEGVDKSEKPMVPMIAINTTAGTASEMTRFCIITDTDRHIKMAIVDWHATPNVSINDPLLMIGKPAPLTAATGMDALTHAVEAYVSTAATPITDSAALMAIKLISKYLRRAVANGNDFEARDKMAYAQFLAGMAFNNASLGYVHAMAHQLGGFYNLPHGVCNAILLPHVSRFNLIGNLERFVDIAKALGEKVEKLPARDAAEKALSAITTLSQDISIPSGLSELGVKEEDLQTMAINAMKDACSLTNPRLAKLDDIIQIYKNAL, encoded by the coding sequence ATGTCTGTAGTGCATCAAGTTTATGGCTACTACATGCCAACTGTCAACCTTATGGGAGCGGGTGCAGCCCAAGAGGCAGGGAAACAAGCAAAGATTTTGGGGGGCAAAGTTGCACTTCTGGTGACGGACGCTTTTCTTAATCAGAGCGGACTGGCCAAACAGATTGCGGAGATTATTGAAGCCGAGGGTGTTAAAGTTGTCATCTATCCTGGAGCAGAACCCAATCCTACCGACAAAAATGTTCATGATGGTGTCGCGGTGTTTGAAAATGAAGGCTGTAATATGATTGTTTCACTGGGAGGAGGATCTGCTCATGATTGTGCCAAAGGTGTAGGACTGGTTGCTGGAAACGGCGGCAATATCCGTGATTTTGAAGGAGTCGATAAATCCGAAAAACCAATGGTACCTATGATTGCTATCAACACTACGGCAGGAACAGCCAGCGAGATGACCCGGTTCTGCATTATTACCGATACGGATCGCCATATTAAGATGGCTATTGTGGACTGGCATGCTACCCCCAATGTGTCCATCAATGACCCATTGTTAATGATCGGAAAGCCTGCCCCTCTGACCGCCGCCACCGGTATGGACGCCTTAACCCACGCTGTTGAGGCGTACGTTTCCACTGCAGCTACGCCCATTACCGATTCAGCTGCTTTAATGGCGATTAAGCTCATCAGTAAGTACCTTCGTCGTGCTGTTGCCAATGGCAATGATTTTGAAGCCCGGGATAAAATGGCCTATGCTCAATTCCTGGCAGGTATGGCGTTTAACAATGCCAGTTTAGGTTATGTTCACGCCATGGCCCACCAGCTAGGCGGCTTTTATAATCTGCCTCATGGTGTTTGTAATGCCATACTTCTACCTCATGTATCCCGCTTCAATCTGATTGGAAACCTTGAGCGCTTCGTAGATATCGCAAAAGCTCTGGGCGAGAAAGTAGAAAAATTACCTGCCAGAGATGCAGCAGAAAAGGCTTTGTCCGCAATTACAACATTATCCCAAGACATCAGCATACCCAGCGGACTCTCTGAGCTTGGCGTAAAAGAAGAGGATCTCCAAACCATGGCAATCAATGCAATGAAAGATGCCTGCAGTCTAACCAATCCCCGGCTTGCTAAGCTCGATGATATTATTCAGATTTATAAAAATGCTTTATAA
- a CDS encoding DUF3102 domain-containing protein — MGDLTTGRTPHLIAAEINTIRHQTEKILLAGAIEVGRRLREAKELLPHGEWLKWLEESVNYTDRTAQKLMRVFDAYGSQPSVSAGTAPLNAPGPEAQALPNLSYTQAFILLGVPEEERTQFIAELDLESMSTRQLEKAVQERRQAVEDRDRALEERTELQETVEDQGNQIDRLTKELDSLKIKNGELSKSQAEVTAKVGRLSVELKSQKESTSAKAITRMSNNLNAAYHRAKANQIAFLYESMVRNYRELLYEMKEFAAKEPETYEVYRNKIMDFLAKGVKERI; from the coding sequence ATGGGTGATTTGACCACAGGGCGGACGCCGCACTTAATCGCGGCTGAAATTAACACGATTAGGCACCAGACCGAGAAAATCCTTCTGGCCGGTGCCATTGAGGTCGGCCGCCGCCTGAGGGAGGCCAAGGAGCTGCTTCCCCATGGGGAGTGGCTGAAGTGGCTGGAGGAGTCCGTAAATTACACGGATAGAACGGCCCAGAAATTGATGCGCGTCTTTGATGCCTATGGGAGTCAGCCGTCGGTCTCTGCCGGCACGGCCCCACTGAATGCTCCCGGCCCCGAGGCCCAGGCATTGCCTAATCTGAGCTATACCCAGGCTTTTATCCTTCTGGGTGTCCCGGAAGAGGAGCGGACTCAATTTATAGCGGAGTTGGATCTGGAGAGTATGTCCACCCGCCAGCTGGAAAAGGCGGTTCAGGAGCGGCGTCAGGCTGTCGAAGATCGGGATCGGGCTTTGGAGGAAAGAACGGAACTTCAGGAAACTGTGGAGGATCAGGGAAATCAAATCGATCGGCTGACCAAGGAGCTGGATAGCCTGAAGATAAAGAACGGGGAGTTAAGCAAGTCTCAGGCAGAGGTCACGGCTAAAGTCGGGAGGCTGAGCGTGGAGTTGAAATCCCAAAAAGAGAGTACATCCGCCAAGGCCATCACAAGAATGAGCAACAATCTTAACGCTGCCTATCACAGGGCTAAAGCCAATCAAATCGCCTTTTTATATGAGAGCATGGTACGGAATTATCGAGAGCTGCTGTATGAGATGAAAGAGTTCGCAGCCAAGGAGCCGGAGACCTATGAAGTGTATAGAAATAAGATCATGGATTTTTTAGCGAAGGGAGTGAAGGAGAGAATATAA
- a CDS encoding winged helix-turn-helix transcriptional regulator, whose product MKYEPKIEKEIMCPIEYGLNVFGGKWKARILCVLSTNTVIRYNAIRKELGNITDAVLAAMLKELIADELIERTQYNEIPPKVEYALTDKGHSVLPILQNICQWSRQQTKDELEKKLPPCKTCDQLKK is encoded by the coding sequence ATGAAATACGAGCCTAAAATCGAAAAAGAAATCATGTGCCCTATCGAATATGGACTTAATGTTTTCGGAGGAAAATGGAAAGCGAGAATTTTATGTGTACTCTCTACAAACACAGTGATTCGTTATAATGCCATCAGAAAGGAGCTCGGCAATATTACTGATGCGGTCCTTGCCGCTATGCTTAAAGAGCTTATTGCCGATGAATTAATTGAACGAACACAATATAACGAAATTCCTCCCAAAGTAGAGTATGCACTGACAGACAAGGGGCACTCAGTGTTACCGATTCTTCAAAACATCTGCCAATGGTCACGACAGCAGACCAAAGATGAATTGGAGAAAAAACTTCCCCCCTGTAAAACTTGCGACCAGCTTAAAAAATAG
- a CDS encoding LytR/AlgR family response regulator transcription factor, with the protein MLTIGICDDRPLCRQLLEEFIHLYEEEKRVLFDIYQFGSGEELLEELHKPGMILDLLFLDNSMKKLTGLETTQRIRQSDSMSACSIVFVTADVHDQFMQVQQVVGKPITRECIDTLLDKVLAKKT; encoded by the coding sequence TTGCTTACTATCGGTATTTGCGATGACAGGCCCTTGTGTCGCCAGCTATTGGAGGAATTCATCCATTTATATGAAGAAGAAAAGAGAGTTCTATTTGATATTTACCAATTTGGCAGCGGCGAAGAGCTTCTCGAAGAACTTCATAAGCCTGGTATGATTCTTGACCTTCTTTTTCTTGATAATAGCATGAAAAAGCTGACCGGCCTCGAAACCACCCAACGAATACGGCAATCCGATTCCATGTCAGCATGTAGCATCGTATTTGTAACGGCTGATGTTCACGATCAATTCATGCAGGTCCAACAAGTAGTAGGCAAGCCTATTACCCGGGAGTGTATTGATACACTATTAGACAAGGTTCTGGCCAAAAAGACGTAA
- a CDS encoding helix-turn-helix domain-containing protein yields MEINYKELGKRIAKRRKVLNLTQDDVAEATGLSNNHISNIENNHSIPSIETLMKICQALDITPDYFLLGIVRHENDSLLAQINQKIKLCDEKKLKLVDHFITWVVDEKL; encoded by the coding sequence TTGGAGATTAATTATAAAGAATTAGGCAAACGGATTGCGAAAAGGCGCAAGGTGTTGAACCTAACCCAGGATGATGTTGCAGAAGCTACGGGACTTAGTAACAACCACATTTCCAATATAGAAAACAACCATTCTATTCCCAGCATCGAAACATTGATGAAAATATGCCAGGCCCTGGATATCACTCCGGATTACTTTTTGCTAGGTATCGTCAGACACGAGAATGACAGCCTGCTTGCTCAAATCAATCAAAAGATTAAGCTTTGCGATGAGAAAAAACTTAAACTGGTTGACCATTTTATAACGTGGGTAGTTGATGAAAAACTATAG
- a CDS encoding helix-turn-helix domain-containing protein, which produces MRLRIRDVREDHDLTQKQIAKYLRCDQSLYSKYERGERDVPLNIMIKLAEFYKTSIDYLVGLTENKQPYC; this is translated from the coding sequence ATGCGGTTAAGAATACGTGATGTTCGTGAAGATCATGACCTAACTCAAAAACAAATTGCGAAATACCTAAGGTGCGATCAATCTTTATACTCCAAATATGAGCGAGGGGAGCGTGATGTTCCGCTGAATATCATGATTAAGCTCGCAGAGTTTTATAAAACCAGTATCGACTACCTGGTCGGGCTTACAGAAAATAAGCAACCTTATTGCTGA
- a CDS encoding response regulator transcription factor has protein sequence MYKILIVEDDATIAEAIRKHIQSWGLEARCVEDFRNVLAEFAELDPQLVLLDISLPFYNGYHWCGEIRKVSQVPIMFISSAGDNMNIVMAMNMGGDDFIAKPFDLNVLTAKIQAILRRTYHFAGQVKVLEHRGALLNTSDASLTYQGQHIELTKNDYRILQALMENKGRVVSRDTLMQRLWETDSFVDENTLTVNMTRLRKKLDAAGLKDFILTKKGWGYLVE, from the coding sequence TTGTATAAAATTCTGATTGTCGAAGACGATGCTACCATTGCGGAGGCTATCCGGAAACATATCCAATCCTGGGGTCTGGAAGCCCGCTGTGTGGAGGATTTTCGGAATGTTCTTGCCGAGTTCGCCGAACTGGACCCTCAGCTGGTGCTGCTGGATATTTCCCTGCCCTTTTATAACGGTTATCACTGGTGCGGGGAGATCCGCAAAGTGTCTCAGGTTCCCATTATGTTCATTTCCTCCGCAGGGGATAATATGAATATTGTCATGGCCATGAACATGGGGGGAGACGATTTTATCGCCAAGCCCTTCGATCTGAATGTGCTCACTGCAAAGATTCAGGCCATTCTGCGCCGGACCTATCATTTTGCCGGGCAGGTCAAGGTACTGGAACATCGCGGGGCCCTGCTGAATACTTCGGACGCCAGCCTGACCTACCAAGGGCAGCATATTGAGCTGACGAAAAACGATTACCGTATTCTGCAGGCCCTGATGGAAAACAAGGGCAGGGTGGTCAGCCGGGATACTTTGATGCAGCGGCTGTGGGAAACGGACAGCTTTGTGGATGAAAATACCCTGACCGTCAACATGACCCGCCTGCGCAAAAAGCTGGATGCCGCAGGATTGAAGGACTTTATCCTTACGAAAAAAGGATGGGGATACCTGGTAGAGTGA
- a CDS encoding sensor histidine kinase: MGLFFSYLKSHRKIIGAFLGFCVIFAGVFALYELPVGAVGYGAVICAFVGLILVVWDYGAFYEKHRRLEALSREITVTAAGLPVPWGPLEEDYQAVIRVLYEDKLQLTDQMRERYTDLVEYYTVWAHQVKTPIAAMGLLLQGEDGDTAHSRELREELQRIEQYVEMVLCYLRLEGPATDYVIREYDLDGILKQAVRKYASQFIRRKIRLEYEPLGSRVLTDEKWLLFVIEQVLSNALKYTRSGTISITLEAPKTLCIRDTGIGIAPEDLPRIFEKGYTGFNGRRDKKASGIGLYLCRRICRNLGHDISASSAPGRGTEIRIDLKSAELETE, encoded by the coding sequence ATGGGCTTGTTTTTTTCTTACCTGAAATCACATCGCAAAATAATAGGGGCTTTTCTGGGCTTCTGCGTCATATTTGCCGGGGTGTTTGCCCTTTATGAATTGCCGGTGGGGGCAGTGGGTTACGGAGCGGTGATCTGTGCTTTCGTCGGCTTGATCCTTGTGGTTTGGGATTATGGGGCTTTTTATGAGAAGCATAGACGGCTGGAGGCTCTGAGCCGGGAAATCACGGTGACCGCCGCCGGACTTCCCGTGCCCTGGGGGCCCCTGGAGGAAGACTATCAGGCTGTCATCCGGGTTCTTTATGAAGATAAGCTGCAGCTGACCGACCAAATGCGGGAGCGGTATACGGATCTTGTGGAATACTATACGGTATGGGCCCATCAGGTCAAGACACCCATTGCCGCCATGGGGCTTCTCCTGCAAGGGGAAGACGGGGATACCGCCCACAGCCGGGAATTGAGGGAGGAGCTTCAGCGCATTGAGCAGTATGTGGAAATGGTCCTCTGCTATCTGCGGCTGGAGGGCCCCGCAACGGATTATGTGATCCGGGAGTATGATTTGGACGGCATACTCAAACAGGCTGTGCGCAAATATGCCTCTCAGTTTATTCGCCGGAAGATCCGGCTGGAATATGAGCCCCTTGGCAGCCGGGTTTTGACGGATGAAAAATGGCTCCTGTTCGTCATCGAGCAGGTTCTGTCCAACGCTCTTAAATACACCCGGTCCGGGACAATTTCCATTACTTTGGAAGCGCCGAAAACCCTGTGTATCCGGGATACCGGCATTGGCATCGCGCCGGAAGACCTGCCCCGTATTTTTGAAAAGGGCTACACCGGCTTTAACGGGCGCAGGGACAAGAAAGCCAGCGGAATAGGGCTCTACCTCTGCCGCCGTATCTGCCGCAATCTGGGTCATGACATTAGCGCAAGCTCTGCTCCCGGCAGGGGTACGGAGATCCGGATCGATCTGAAAAGCGCTGAATTGGAAACAGAATAG
- a CDS encoding glycosyl hydrolase family 18 protein — MIIHTVKRGDNIYSIAKRYGVSMEQIISDNRLDNPDQIMIGQAIVVSSNTTRKSGTIDVNGFAFPSISSNTLNNTLPHLTYLSFFSHQVSADGSLSTLADASARQRARQQRVAPWFVITNLREGGGFDSDIAHAVLASEQVQNTLIENVVNNLAQEYTGLVIDFEYIHPQDRESFNNFLRRITDRLHSLGYTVATALAPKTSGSQRGLLYEAHDYPVHGSVVDHVILMTYEWGYTYGPPQAVAPLNLVEGVVRYATSVMPSRKIMIGIPNYGYDWTLPFVQGSAARSLSNTAAIKLGVEQKVEIHYSTTAQAPFFHYYDGNGRQHEVWFEDARSIQAKLALVNKYKLGGVSYWTINSFFPQNWVVLEGMYTVRKVL, encoded by the coding sequence TTGATCATACATACGGTAAAACGGGGAGACAACATCTACTCCATCGCCAAACGTTATGGAGTATCCATGGAGCAGATCATCAGCGACAACAGATTGGATAATCCTGATCAGATCATGATCGGGCAGGCTATTGTTGTATCGTCGAACACTACCCGGAAATCAGGAACCATCGACGTGAACGGCTTTGCATTTCCCAGCATCAGCAGCAACACTTTAAACAATACCTTGCCCCACCTCACCTACCTGAGCTTTTTCAGTCACCAGGTCAGTGCCGATGGCAGCCTAAGCACGTTAGCGGACGCTTCGGCCCGGCAGAGGGCACGGCAGCAACGCGTCGCCCCCTGGTTCGTGATTACCAATCTCAGGGAAGGCGGGGGTTTTGACAGCGACATCGCTCACGCTGTTTTAGCCAGCGAGCAGGTTCAGAACACCTTAATTGAAAATGTGGTGAACAACCTCGCCCAGGAGTATACCGGGCTGGTAATTGACTTTGAGTATATCCATCCCCAGGACAGGGAGAGCTTTAATAACTTCCTGCGCAGGATAACCGACCGCCTTCATTCCCTGGGCTACACCGTCGCCACCGCCCTGGCCCCCAAAACAAGCGGAAGCCAGCGAGGACTGCTGTATGAAGCACACGATTATCCTGTACACGGGTCGGTTGTGGATCATGTTATTCTGATGACCTATGAATGGGGATACACCTATGGCCCGCCCCAGGCCGTTGCTCCGCTCAATCTGGTGGAAGGCGTGGTCAGATACGCCACGTCCGTTATGCCCAGCCGTAAGATCATGATCGGGATACCGAATTACGGTTATGACTGGACCCTGCCCTTCGTCCAGGGTTCGGCTGCCCGCTCCCTCTCCAACACAGCCGCAATAAAACTGGGCGTTGAGCAAAAGGTAGAAATCCACTACAGCACTACGGCTCAGGCTCCTTTTTTCCACTACTATGACGGCAATGGCCGGCAGCATGAGGTATGGTTTGAAGATGCCCGCAGCATCCAGGCCAAATTGGCGCTGGTCAATAAATACAAGCTGGGCGGAGTCAGTTACTGGACGATCAACAGCTTCTTCCCGCAAAATTGGGTTGTGCTCGAAGGGATGTACACGGTGAGAAAGGTACTCTAA
- a CDS encoding helix-turn-helix domain-containing protein — MTKEEFAAAIGVNHRTIGDWESGKRKTRRNEFKFSLLLIAEDKIKEHSATCP; from the coding sequence ATGACTAAGGAGGAGTTTGCTGCAGCGATTGGAGTTAACCATAGAACTATTGGAGATTGGGAAAGCGGGAAACGAAAAACCAGAAGAAACGAATTTAAGTTCTCTCTGTTATTAATCGCAGAAGATAAAATAAAAGAACACTCAGCTACCTGCCCGTAG
- a CDS encoding putative ABC transporter permease, producing MKTLRHLLIYGIAGLVIEVFYTGLAALLQGDLSMHGFTFLVMLPIYGLGVFLEPVHDRIREQPWWLRGLVYLTLIWSIEYLSGLSSTVLLGTCPWHYRDPLNINGFITLRMAPEWFLAGLGFEVLHNTLEEAAI from the coding sequence ATGAAAACATTAAGACATCTTCTTATCTACGGAATTGCAGGCCTTGTTATCGAGGTCTTTTATACAGGGTTAGCCGCTTTACTGCAAGGGGATCTGAGTATGCACGGGTTTACTTTCCTTGTTATGCTGCCGATCTATGGGCTGGGGGTTTTTCTCGAACCGGTTCATGACCGGATCCGCGAGCAGCCATGGTGGCTGCGTGGGCTCGTTTATTTAACCCTGATCTGGAGCATTGAATATCTCAGCGGTTTAAGCTCTACGGTTCTGCTCGGCACTTGTCCCTGGCACTATAGGGATCCGTTGAATATTAACGGATTTATTACGCTGAGAATGGCTCCGGAATGGTTCCTAGCCGGGCTTGGCTTTGAAGTGCTCCATAATACTTTAGAGGAGGCAGCCATCTAA
- a CDS encoding ATP-binding protein, translating to MAYISPFNLTILKGCPCGWHGDPQRSRSCTPKQIDAYRGRISGPLLDRFDMHVEVPRLDYDELHQPPAGEESQAVQDRVHKARERQWSRLGDIKTNAEMNAAETIEFCSLDKSSEEPLKRVFNRQHLSTQP from the coding sequence TTGGCTTACATTTCCCCGTTTAACCTTACCATTTTGAAAGGTTGCCCCTGCGGTTGGCATGGTGATCCCCAGAGAAGCCGCAGCTGTACGCCTAAGCAAATCGATGCTTATCGTGGCAGGATCTCCGGGCCCCTACTGGACCGTTTTGATATGCATGTAGAAGTCCCGCGTCTGGACTATGACGAACTCCACCAGCCGCCCGCCGGAGAAGAGTCACAGGCTGTTCAAGACAGGGTGCATAAAGCCCGGGAACGTCAGTGGTCCCGTCTGGGTGACATTAAAACCAATGCTGAAATGAACGCTGCAGAGACCATAGAATTCTGCAGCCTGGATAAAAGCAGTGAAGAGCCCTTAAAACGAGTGTTTAACCGCCAGCATTTAAGTACCCAGCCATGA